Proteins found in one Campylobacter lari genomic segment:
- the mobB gene encoding molybdopterin-guanine dinucleotide biosynthesis protein B, whose translation MKRLAMAFSGPSNSGKTTLITQVAKYFMEQNYKVCIIKHDPKDKASFDIAKKDSFKFFQSGADVMVLSPTRTTLFTHSPSTLDEAISKLGEFDFLFIEGLKTLDMPRISVFCKEVDESYFAYSKAIASYEKIENENLTWLYLDDLESICDFILKNSKKV comes from the coding sequence ATGAAAAGATTAGCAATGGCTTTTAGTGGGCCTTCCAATTCAGGTAAAACAACTTTAATAACCCAAGTTGCTAAATATTTTATGGAGCAAAATTATAAAGTATGTATTATAAAACATGATCCAAAAGATAAAGCAAGTTTTGATATAGCAAAAAAAGATAGTTTTAAATTTTTTCAAAGCGGTGCTGATGTAATGGTTTTAAGCCCTACAAGGACAACTTTATTTACACATTCTCCAAGTACTTTAGATGAAGCTATTTCCAAACTAGGGGAATTTGATTTTTTATTTATAGAGGGCTTAAAAACCTTAGATATGCCAAGAATTAGTGTTTTTTGTAAAGAAGTAGATGAGAGCTATTTTGCTTATTCTAAGGCTATTGCAAGCTATGAGAAAATCGAAAATGAAAATTTAACTTGGCTTTATTTGGATGATTTAGAAAGTATTTGTGATTTTATATTAAAAAATTCAAAAAAAGTATAG